The following coding sequences are from one Neodiprion lecontei isolate iyNeoLeco1 chromosome 7, iyNeoLeco1.1, whole genome shotgun sequence window:
- the LOC107217437 gene encoding alpha-ketoglutarate-dependent dioxygenase alkB homolog 6: MDLVCENLEISSASIVPKIPRTVRYIPNFITPEEEIEIIKRVNNSPLPKWTQLSHRRLQNWGGIPHPKGMIAEEIPAWLTKYVGKISGLQIFPETKLPNHVLINEYLPGQGIMAHSDGPLFHPIVTTISCGSHTLLDFYKRNETDHVEVSNLEFTLLLERRSLLILENDLYHKYLHSISERHCDTISRKNIMNLDLCAVKYQENEVIDRGTRLSLTIRHVPKTSKLKLKLGR, encoded by the exons ATGGACTTGGTTTgcgaaaatttggaaatttcatCGGCTTCCATCGTTCCGAAG ATACCGAGAACCGTTCGCTACATTCCAAATTTCATAACGCCGGAGGAAGAGATAGAAATTATTAAGCGGGTGAACAACTCTCCGTTACCAAAATGGACCCAGTTGAGTCATCGTAGACTTCAGAATTGGGGTGGTATACCTCATCCTAAGGGTATGATAGCAGAGGAAATACCGGCA TGGTTAACGAAGTATGTTGGGAAAATATCAGGTCTCCAGATCTTCCCAGAAACAAAATTACCCAATCATGTCTTGATCAACGAGTATTTGCCTGGGCAAGGAATAATG GCACATTCGGATGGTCCATTATTTCATCCTATTGTTACAACAATAAGTTGTGGCTCGCACACTCTCCTGGATTTTTATAAGCGGAATGAGACTGACCACGTA GAAGTTTCTAATCTGGAGTTTACCTTGCTACTTGAGAGAAGAAGTTTACTTATTTTAGAAAACGACCTGTACCACAAGTACCTGCATTCAATTTCTGAGAGGCATTGTGATACGATTTCAAGGAAGAACATTATGAATCTAGATCTCTGTGCTGTGAAATATCAAGAGAATGAAGTGATTGACAGAGGGACAAGATTATCCCTGACTATCAGGCACGTTCCAAAGACCAGCAAGCTCAAATTGAAACTAGGAAGATGA
- the LOC107217438 gene encoding THO complex subunit 7 homolog isoform X2, which produces MSDEEVIRRRLLIDGDGTGDDRRINVLLKSFLKWANTPDPDNTVHERMLSQLAQCEFAQKKSRLVANMSQEELKNYERMSKDIGIQIEEAKKEIEKTKVELQDAKRVRKNRIEYDVLAKVISEQPDRLETDVKLATLRKELGTLKEKSEQLEHKLEMRRKQFHVLISSIHSLQGMLDESDEEIMDVSLENYEDVDVCMSPKAAA; this is translated from the exons ATGTCAGATG AGGAAGTTATACGACGTCGTCTACTCATAGATGGAGATGGAACAGGCGATGATAGACGGATAAACGTTTTGTTGAAGTCGTTTTTAAAATGGGCAAATACTCCGGATCCAGACAATACTGTGCATGAAAGAATGCTGTCACAGCTAGCCCAGTGTGAATTCGCacaaaaaaaatctcgtcTCGTAGCAAATATGAGTCAAGAGGAGTTAAAGAATTATGAAAGGATGTCAAAGGATATTGGTATTCAAATTGAAGAGgctaaaaaagaaattgagaaaactAAGGTCGAGCTACAAGATGCTAAACGTGTTCGTAAAAATAGAATCGAGTATGACGTTCTTGCCAAAGTGATCAGCGAACAGCCTGATAGACTTGAAACAGATGTGAAGCTCGCCACTTTGCGTAAAGAGTTGGGAACCTTGAAG GAAAAATCTGAACAATTAGAGCATAAGCTAGAAATGCGAAGAAAACAATTCCATGTGCTAATATCGTCGATTCATTCGCTACAAGGAATGTTGGATGAGTCTGATGAAGAAATAATGGACGTCAGTCTTGAGAATTACGAGGATGTGGATGTGTGTATGTCTCCAAAGGCTGCAGCCTg A
- the LOC107217438 gene encoding THO complex subunit 7 homolog isoform X1, translated as MSDEEVIRRRLLIDGDGTGDDRRINVLLKSFLKWANTPDPDNTVHERMLSQLAQCEFAQKKSRLVANMSQEELKNYERMSKDIGIQIEEAKKEIEKTKVELQDAKRVRKNRIEYDVLAKVISEQPDRLETDVKLATLRKELGTLKEKSEQLEHKLEMRRKQFHVLISSIHSLQGMLDESDEEIMDVSLENYEDVDVCMSPKAAAW; from the exons ATGTCAGATG AGGAAGTTATACGACGTCGTCTACTCATAGATGGAGATGGAACAGGCGATGATAGACGGATAAACGTTTTGTTGAAGTCGTTTTTAAAATGGGCAAATACTCCGGATCCAGACAATACTGTGCATGAAAGAATGCTGTCACAGCTAGCCCAGTGTGAATTCGCacaaaaaaaatctcgtcTCGTAGCAAATATGAGTCAAGAGGAGTTAAAGAATTATGAAAGGATGTCAAAGGATATTGGTATTCAAATTGAAGAGgctaaaaaagaaattgagaaaactAAGGTCGAGCTACAAGATGCTAAACGTGTTCGTAAAAATAGAATCGAGTATGACGTTCTTGCCAAAGTGATCAGCGAACAGCCTGATAGACTTGAAACAGATGTGAAGCTCGCCACTTTGCGTAAAGAGTTGGGAACCTTGAAG GAAAAATCTGAACAATTAGAGCATAAGCTAGAAATGCGAAGAAAACAATTCCATGTGCTAATATCGTCGATTCATTCGCTACAAGGAATGTTGGATGAGTCTGATGAAGAAATAATGGACGTCAGTCTTGAGAATTACGAGGATGTGGATGTGTGTATGTCTCCAAAGGCTGCAGCCTggtaa
- the LOC107217435 gene encoding zinc finger protein ubi-d4 A isoform X3, with amino-acid sequence MATVTALPASHHLIQVVNESNLSKIESFLNDTAYREAIENSSNYNTRLCRERRLRMPFLDSQTGVAQNHSALFMSARERIPGLMHGQVYTYPSKRWRKKRRQYLMHYLHPKRGTRGDIDDGVEGADGIVAGLNDDSKDSVALKDEHSKDAWYYDEQDMLDMDAFDEPDPDSDYDYEESYSSKRRRRRPRGGAHHPIRGHPPTVDSPGAKRTKGGGRGRKKANYDNADSDKPFVCDLCGARYKTRPGLVYHYGHSHSTSSGDPAKEPSPSPADVESWSAADVNALDQPAKPEAGPTTTTSAPSGEKKVGKAAQPSPYCDFCLGDARENKKTGGSEELVSCSDCGRSGHPTCLQFTANMIVSVRKYRWQCIECKCCSICGTSDNDDQLLFCDDCDRGYHMYCLAPPLASPPEGSWSCQLCLAEFHRHD; translated from the exons ATGGCGACGGTGACAGCTCTCCCAGCGTCCCATCACCTAATTCAAGTAGTGAACGAGTCGAATTTGAGTAAAATCGAGAG CTTCCTGAACGACACCGCCTATAGAGAAGCCATAGAGAATTCTTCCAATTATAACACAAGACTATGCAGAGAACGAAGACTGCGAATGCCCTTCCTCGACTCGCAAACTG GAGTCGCCCAAAATCACTCGGCTCTCTTCATGTCGGCTCGAGAACGAATCCCAGGCTTGATGCATGGTCAGGTATATACTTACCCGAGCAAACGATGGCGGAAAAAGCGGCGACAGTATCTGATGCACTATCTTCACCCAAAACGAGGCACCCGAGGGGATATAGATGACGGAGTCGAAGGAGCCGACGGAATTGTTGCGGGACTAAATGATGACAGCAAAGATTCTGTTGCTCTCAAAG atgaaCATAGTAAGGATGCTTGGTACTATGATGAGCAAGACATGCTGGACATGGATGCCTTCGACGAACCCGATCCAGACAGTGACTATGACTACGAAGAAAGTTATAGTAGTAAAAGACGGAGAAGAAGGCCCCGAGGTGGAGCCCACCATCCTATCAGGGGACATCCACCCACCGTGGACAGTCCTGGGGCCAAAAGAACAAAG GGTGGAGGTCGTGGGAGAAAGAAAGCTAACTACGACAATGCCGACTCCGATAAGCCTTTCGTTTGTGACC TGTGCGGCGCTCGGTATAAAACCAGACCAGGTCTGGTATACCATTACGGTCATTCCCACTCTACCTCCTCTGGCGATCCTGCTAAGGAACCAAGTCCCAGTCCCGCAGATGTTGAATCGTGGAGTGCAGCTGATGTCAACGCTTTGGACCAGCCAG CAAAGCCCGAAGCGGgtccgacgacgacgacatcGGCGCCGAGCGGGGAAAAGAAAGTAGGAAAAGCTGCCCAGCCGTCTCCTTACTGCGACTTCTGCTTGGGCGATGctagagaaaataaaaaaactggtGGTTCAGAGGAGCTGGTGTCTTGCAGCGATTGCGGCCGCTCAG GCCATCCAACTTGTTTGCAATTCACCGCAAACATGATCGTCTCTGTACGCAAGTACAGATGGCAGTGTATCGAGTGTAAATGCTGCTCCATATGCGGTACATCGGACAACGAT GATCAGCTGCTGTTTTGCGATGACTGCGACCGCGGCTATCATATGTATTGTTTGGCTCCACCTCTCGCATCTCCACCGGAGGGTTCCTGGTCCTGTCAACTCTGCCTAGCCGAATTCCATCGGCATGACTAA
- the LOC107217435 gene encoding zinc finger protein ubi-d4 A isoform X1 — MATVTALPASHHLIQVVNESNLSKIESFLNDTAYREAIENSSNYNTRLCRERRLRMPFLDSQTGVAQNHSALFMSARERIPGLMHGQVYTYPSKRWRKKRRQYLMHYLHPKRGTRGDIDDGVEGADGIVAGLNDDSKDSVALKDEHSKDAWYYDEQDMLDMDAFDEPDPDSDYDYEESYSSKRRRRRPRGGAHHPIRGHPPTVDSPGAKRTKGGGRGRKKANYDNADSDKPFVCDLCGARYKTRPGLVYHYGHSHSTSSGDPAKEPSPSPADVESWSAADVNALDQPGGTRRGRQSTASSSNPTPPPAAPLANAGGAAVPQQQQQPPLAVQSSAAPSSPTVPTPKDDLQSAVPSPGTAVPSPSSAKPEAGPTTTTSAPSGEKKVGKAAQPSPYCDFCLGDARENKKTGGSEELVSCSDCGRSGHPTCLQFTANMIVSVRKYRWQCIECKCCSICGTSDNDDQLLFCDDCDRGYHMYCLAPPLASPPEGSWSCQLCLAEFHRHD, encoded by the exons ATGGCGACGGTGACAGCTCTCCCAGCGTCCCATCACCTAATTCAAGTAGTGAACGAGTCGAATTTGAGTAAAATCGAGAG CTTCCTGAACGACACCGCCTATAGAGAAGCCATAGAGAATTCTTCCAATTATAACACAAGACTATGCAGAGAACGAAGACTGCGAATGCCCTTCCTCGACTCGCAAACTG GAGTCGCCCAAAATCACTCGGCTCTCTTCATGTCGGCTCGAGAACGAATCCCAGGCTTGATGCATGGTCAGGTATATACTTACCCGAGCAAACGATGGCGGAAAAAGCGGCGACAGTATCTGATGCACTATCTTCACCCAAAACGAGGCACCCGAGGGGATATAGATGACGGAGTCGAAGGAGCCGACGGAATTGTTGCGGGACTAAATGATGACAGCAAAGATTCTGTTGCTCTCAAAG atgaaCATAGTAAGGATGCTTGGTACTATGATGAGCAAGACATGCTGGACATGGATGCCTTCGACGAACCCGATCCAGACAGTGACTATGACTACGAAGAAAGTTATAGTAGTAAAAGACGGAGAAGAAGGCCCCGAGGTGGAGCCCACCATCCTATCAGGGGACATCCACCCACCGTGGACAGTCCTGGGGCCAAAAGAACAAAG GGTGGAGGTCGTGGGAGAAAGAAAGCTAACTACGACAATGCCGACTCCGATAAGCCTTTCGTTTGTGACC TGTGCGGCGCTCGGTATAAAACCAGACCAGGTCTGGTATACCATTACGGTCATTCCCACTCTACCTCCTCTGGCGATCCTGCTAAGGAACCAAGTCCCAGTCCCGCAGATGTTGAATCGTGGAGTGCAGCTGATGTCAACGCTTTGGACCAGCCAG GTGGTACGCGAAGGGGTCGTCAGAGCACTGCTTCGTCGAGCAATCCGACCCCACCACCTGCAGCGCCTCTGGCTAATGCCGGAGGAGCAGCAGTACctcaacagcaacaacaaccaCCATTGGCAGTTCAATCGTCTGCTGCGCCATCCTCCCCCACTGTACCGACTCCCAAGGACGACCTACAGTCGGCTGTTCCTTCTCCGGGTACTGCAgttccttctccttcttcagCAAAGCCCGAAGCGGgtccgacgacgacgacatcGGCGCCGAGCGGGGAAAAGAAAGTAGGAAAAGCTGCCCAGCCGTCTCCTTACTGCGACTTCTGCTTGGGCGATGctagagaaaataaaaaaactggtGGTTCAGAGGAGCTGGTGTCTTGCAGCGATTGCGGCCGCTCAG GCCATCCAACTTGTTTGCAATTCACCGCAAACATGATCGTCTCTGTACGCAAGTACAGATGGCAGTGTATCGAGTGTAAATGCTGCTCCATATGCGGTACATCGGACAACGAT GATCAGCTGCTGTTTTGCGATGACTGCGACCGCGGCTATCATATGTATTGTTTGGCTCCACCTCTCGCATCTCCACCGGAGGGTTCCTGGTCCTGTCAACTCTGCCTAGCCGAATTCCATCGGCATGACTAA
- the LOC107217435 gene encoding zinc finger protein ubi-d4 isoform X4 produces MATVTALPASHHLIQVVNESNLSKIESFLNDTAYREAIENSSNYNTRLCRERRLRMPFLDSQTGVAQNHSALFMSARERIPGLMHGQVYTYPSKRWRKKRRQYLMHYLHPKRGTRGDIDDGVEGADGIVAGLNDDSKDSVALKDEHSKDAWYYDEQDMLDMDAFDEPDPDSDYDYEESYSSKRRRRRPRGGAHHPIRGHPPTVDSPGAKRTKGGGRGRKKANYDNADSDKPFVCDPKPEAGPTTTTSAPSGEKKVGKAAQPSPYCDFCLGDARENKKTGGSEELVSCSDCGRSGHPTCLQFTANMIVSVRKYRWQCIECKCCSICGTSDNDDQLLFCDDCDRGYHMYCLAPPLASPPEGSWSCQLCLAEFHRHD; encoded by the exons ATGGCGACGGTGACAGCTCTCCCAGCGTCCCATCACCTAATTCAAGTAGTGAACGAGTCGAATTTGAGTAAAATCGAGAG CTTCCTGAACGACACCGCCTATAGAGAAGCCATAGAGAATTCTTCCAATTATAACACAAGACTATGCAGAGAACGAAGACTGCGAATGCCCTTCCTCGACTCGCAAACTG GAGTCGCCCAAAATCACTCGGCTCTCTTCATGTCGGCTCGAGAACGAATCCCAGGCTTGATGCATGGTCAGGTATATACTTACCCGAGCAAACGATGGCGGAAAAAGCGGCGACAGTATCTGATGCACTATCTTCACCCAAAACGAGGCACCCGAGGGGATATAGATGACGGAGTCGAAGGAGCCGACGGAATTGTTGCGGGACTAAATGATGACAGCAAAGATTCTGTTGCTCTCAAAG atgaaCATAGTAAGGATGCTTGGTACTATGATGAGCAAGACATGCTGGACATGGATGCCTTCGACGAACCCGATCCAGACAGTGACTATGACTACGAAGAAAGTTATAGTAGTAAAAGACGGAGAAGAAGGCCCCGAGGTGGAGCCCACCATCCTATCAGGGGACATCCACCCACCGTGGACAGTCCTGGGGCCAAAAGAACAAAG GGTGGAGGTCGTGGGAGAAAGAAAGCTAACTACGACAATGCCGACTCCGATAAGCCTTTCGTTTGTGACC CAAAGCCCGAAGCGGgtccgacgacgacgacatcGGCGCCGAGCGGGGAAAAGAAAGTAGGAAAAGCTGCCCAGCCGTCTCCTTACTGCGACTTCTGCTTGGGCGATGctagagaaaataaaaaaactggtGGTTCAGAGGAGCTGGTGTCTTGCAGCGATTGCGGCCGCTCAG GCCATCCAACTTGTTTGCAATTCACCGCAAACATGATCGTCTCTGTACGCAAGTACAGATGGCAGTGTATCGAGTGTAAATGCTGCTCCATATGCGGTACATCGGACAACGAT GATCAGCTGCTGTTTTGCGATGACTGCGACCGCGGCTATCATATGTATTGTTTGGCTCCACCTCTCGCATCTCCACCGGAGGGTTCCTGGTCCTGTCAACTCTGCCTAGCCGAATTCCATCGGCATGACTAA
- the LOC107217435 gene encoding zinc finger protein ubi-d4 A isoform X2 — MATVTALPASHHLIQVVNESNLSKIESFLNDTAYREAIENSSNYNTRLCRERRLRMPFLDSQTGVAQNHSALFMSARERIPGLMHGQVYTYPSKRWRKKRRQYLMHYLHPKRGTRGDIDDGVEGADGIVAGLNDDSKDSVALKDEHSKDAWYYDEQDMLDMDAFDEPDPDSDYDYEESYSSKRRRRRPRGGAHHPIRGHPPTVDSPGAKRTKGGGRGRKKANYDNADSDKPFVCDRGTRRGRQSTASSSNPTPPPAAPLANAGGAAVPQQQQQPPLAVQSSAAPSSPTVPTPKDDLQSAVPSPGTAVPSPSSAKPEAGPTTTTSAPSGEKKVGKAAQPSPYCDFCLGDARENKKTGGSEELVSCSDCGRSGHPTCLQFTANMIVSVRKYRWQCIECKCCSICGTSDNDDQLLFCDDCDRGYHMYCLAPPLASPPEGSWSCQLCLAEFHRHD; from the exons ATGGCGACGGTGACAGCTCTCCCAGCGTCCCATCACCTAATTCAAGTAGTGAACGAGTCGAATTTGAGTAAAATCGAGAG CTTCCTGAACGACACCGCCTATAGAGAAGCCATAGAGAATTCTTCCAATTATAACACAAGACTATGCAGAGAACGAAGACTGCGAATGCCCTTCCTCGACTCGCAAACTG GAGTCGCCCAAAATCACTCGGCTCTCTTCATGTCGGCTCGAGAACGAATCCCAGGCTTGATGCATGGTCAGGTATATACTTACCCGAGCAAACGATGGCGGAAAAAGCGGCGACAGTATCTGATGCACTATCTTCACCCAAAACGAGGCACCCGAGGGGATATAGATGACGGAGTCGAAGGAGCCGACGGAATTGTTGCGGGACTAAATGATGACAGCAAAGATTCTGTTGCTCTCAAAG atgaaCATAGTAAGGATGCTTGGTACTATGATGAGCAAGACATGCTGGACATGGATGCCTTCGACGAACCCGATCCAGACAGTGACTATGACTACGAAGAAAGTTATAGTAGTAAAAGACGGAGAAGAAGGCCCCGAGGTGGAGCCCACCATCCTATCAGGGGACATCCACCCACCGTGGACAGTCCTGGGGCCAAAAGAACAAAG GGTGGAGGTCGTGGGAGAAAGAAAGCTAACTACGACAATGCCGACTCCGATAAGCCTTTCGTTTGTGACC GTGGTACGCGAAGGGGTCGTCAGAGCACTGCTTCGTCGAGCAATCCGACCCCACCACCTGCAGCGCCTCTGGCTAATGCCGGAGGAGCAGCAGTACctcaacagcaacaacaaccaCCATTGGCAGTTCAATCGTCTGCTGCGCCATCCTCCCCCACTGTACCGACTCCCAAGGACGACCTACAGTCGGCTGTTCCTTCTCCGGGTACTGCAgttccttctccttcttcagCAAAGCCCGAAGCGGgtccgacgacgacgacatcGGCGCCGAGCGGGGAAAAGAAAGTAGGAAAAGCTGCCCAGCCGTCTCCTTACTGCGACTTCTGCTTGGGCGATGctagagaaaataaaaaaactggtGGTTCAGAGGAGCTGGTGTCTTGCAGCGATTGCGGCCGCTCAG GCCATCCAACTTGTTTGCAATTCACCGCAAACATGATCGTCTCTGTACGCAAGTACAGATGGCAGTGTATCGAGTGTAAATGCTGCTCCATATGCGGTACATCGGACAACGAT GATCAGCTGCTGTTTTGCGATGACTGCGACCGCGGCTATCATATGTATTGTTTGGCTCCACCTCTCGCATCTCCACCGGAGGGTTCCTGGTCCTGTCAACTCTGCCTAGCCGAATTCCATCGGCATGACTAA
- the LOC107217432 gene encoding iodotyrosine deiodinase 1 isoform X3, producing MILQSLPFFANYWHYLLISLVSFLLFNTLARLSRVAKTARKILEQDKGEPESLNDEQGSDENDGEHLVEDDDDEPALPKDLEHVLYVYTRPSEEELIQRAREFYRVASARRTIRFFSPDPVPKEVIQEIVKSAGTAPSGAHTEPWTFVAVSDPRTKTAIREIVEKEEEINYKKRMGKKWTTDLQPLRTDWIKEYLTIAPYLILVFKQMYSIGPEGKRKIHYYNEMSVSIACGILLTAIQSTGLVTLTSTPLNCGPALRKLLNRPASEKLTLLLPVGYPARDATVPNLRRKSLSEILVEI from the exons ATGATCTTGCAGAGCCTTCCGTTCTTTGCCAATTACTGGCATTACCTTCTGATCAGCTTAgtctcttttcttcttttcaacaCCTTGGCTCGATTGTCGAGGGTAGCGAAAACCGCCAGGAAGATATTGGAACAGGATAAGGGTGAACCGGAATCCTTGAACGATGAGCAAGGATCAG ATGAAAATGATGGAGAACATTTAGTTGAGGACGATGATGACGAACCTGCTCTACCCAAGGACCTGGAACATGTGCTTTACGTTTACACAAGGCCTTCCGAAGAGGAGCTAATCCAAAGGGCGCGGGAGTTTTATCGGGTCGCTTCTGCTCGACGTACTATTAGATTCTTCAGTCCAGATCCTGTGCCGAAAGAAGTAATTCAGGAAATTGTTAAATCCGCCG GCACTGCTCCCAGTGGAGCGCACACCGAGCCCTGGACTTTTGTGGCGGTGTCAGACCCTCGGACAAAGACTGCAATCAGGGAAATTGTtgagaaagaggaagaaattaattacaaaaaaagaatgggaaaaaaatggaCAACCGATCTACAGCCGCTTCGGACCGATTGGATTAAGGAATATTTGACCATCGCGCCGTAcctgattttagtttttaaacAAATGTACAGCATCGGGCCtgagggaaagagaaagattCACTATTACAACGAAATGAGTGTTTCTATTGCTTGTGGTATACTTCTCACAGCAATACAG AGCACTGGATTGGTGACGCTAACATCAACTCCATTGAATTGTGGACCTGCGCTTCGTAAGCTCTTGAACCGTCCTGCATCTGAGAAATTAACACTGCTACTTCCGGTTGGTTATCCAGCCAGAGATGCAACAGTGCCTAATCTTCGTCGGAAATCGCTGTCAGAAATtcttgttgaaatatga
- the LOC107217432 gene encoding iodotyrosine deiodinase 1 isoform X2: MLAYTYVDITAVESDMILQSLPFFANYWHYLLISLVSFLLFNTLARLSRVAKTARKILEQDKGEPESLNDEQGSDENDGEHLVEDDDDEPALPKDLEHVLYVYTRPSEEELIQRAREFYRVASARRTIRFFSPDPVPKEVIQEIVKSAGTAPSGAHTEPWTFVAVSDPRTKTAIREIVEKEEEINYKKRMGKKWTTDLQPLRTDWIKEYLTIAPYLILVFKQMYSIGPEGKRKIHYYNEMSVSIACGILLTAIQSTGLVTLTSTPLNCGPALRKLLNRPASEKLTLLLPVGYPARDATVPNLRRKSLSEILVEI, encoded by the exons atG TTGGCATATACGTACGTGGATATCACTGCCGTTGAAAGCGACATGATCTTGCAGAGCCTTCCGTTCTTTGCCAATTACTGGCATTACCTTCTGATCAGCTTAgtctcttttcttcttttcaacaCCTTGGCTCGATTGTCGAGGGTAGCGAAAACCGCCAGGAAGATATTGGAACAGGATAAGGGTGAACCGGAATCCTTGAACGATGAGCAAGGATCAG ATGAAAATGATGGAGAACATTTAGTTGAGGACGATGATGACGAACCTGCTCTACCCAAGGACCTGGAACATGTGCTTTACGTTTACACAAGGCCTTCCGAAGAGGAGCTAATCCAAAGGGCGCGGGAGTTTTATCGGGTCGCTTCTGCTCGACGTACTATTAGATTCTTCAGTCCAGATCCTGTGCCGAAAGAAGTAATTCAGGAAATTGTTAAATCCGCCG GCACTGCTCCCAGTGGAGCGCACACCGAGCCCTGGACTTTTGTGGCGGTGTCAGACCCTCGGACAAAGACTGCAATCAGGGAAATTGTtgagaaagaggaagaaattaattacaaaaaaagaatgggaaaaaaatggaCAACCGATCTACAGCCGCTTCGGACCGATTGGATTAAGGAATATTTGACCATCGCGCCGTAcctgattttagtttttaaacAAATGTACAGCATCGGGCCtgagggaaagagaaagattCACTATTACAACGAAATGAGTGTTTCTATTGCTTGTGGTATACTTCTCACAGCAATACAG AGCACTGGATTGGTGACGCTAACATCAACTCCATTGAATTGTGGACCTGCGCTTCGTAAGCTCTTGAACCGTCCTGCATCTGAGAAATTAACACTGCTACTTCCGGTTGGTTATCCAGCCAGAGATGCAACAGTGCCTAATCTTCGTCGGAAATCGCTGTCAGAAATtcttgttgaaatatga
- the LOC107217432 gene encoding iodotyrosine deiodinase 1 isoform X1 — protein MPMLAYTYVDITAVESDMILQSLPFFANYWHYLLISLVSFLLFNTLARLSRVAKTARKILEQDKGEPESLNDEQGSDENDGEHLVEDDDDEPALPKDLEHVLYVYTRPSEEELIQRAREFYRVASARRTIRFFSPDPVPKEVIQEIVKSAGTAPSGAHTEPWTFVAVSDPRTKTAIREIVEKEEEINYKKRMGKKWTTDLQPLRTDWIKEYLTIAPYLILVFKQMYSIGPEGKRKIHYYNEMSVSIACGILLTAIQSTGLVTLTSTPLNCGPALRKLLNRPASEKLTLLLPVGYPARDATVPNLRRKSLSEILVEI, from the exons ATGCCAATG TTGGCATATACGTACGTGGATATCACTGCCGTTGAAAGCGACATGATCTTGCAGAGCCTTCCGTTCTTTGCCAATTACTGGCATTACCTTCTGATCAGCTTAgtctcttttcttcttttcaacaCCTTGGCTCGATTGTCGAGGGTAGCGAAAACCGCCAGGAAGATATTGGAACAGGATAAGGGTGAACCGGAATCCTTGAACGATGAGCAAGGATCAG ATGAAAATGATGGAGAACATTTAGTTGAGGACGATGATGACGAACCTGCTCTACCCAAGGACCTGGAACATGTGCTTTACGTTTACACAAGGCCTTCCGAAGAGGAGCTAATCCAAAGGGCGCGGGAGTTTTATCGGGTCGCTTCTGCTCGACGTACTATTAGATTCTTCAGTCCAGATCCTGTGCCGAAAGAAGTAATTCAGGAAATTGTTAAATCCGCCG GCACTGCTCCCAGTGGAGCGCACACCGAGCCCTGGACTTTTGTGGCGGTGTCAGACCCTCGGACAAAGACTGCAATCAGGGAAATTGTtgagaaagaggaagaaattaattacaaaaaaagaatgggaaaaaaatggaCAACCGATCTACAGCCGCTTCGGACCGATTGGATTAAGGAATATTTGACCATCGCGCCGTAcctgattttagtttttaaacAAATGTACAGCATCGGGCCtgagggaaagagaaagattCACTATTACAACGAAATGAGTGTTTCTATTGCTTGTGGTATACTTCTCACAGCAATACAG AGCACTGGATTGGTGACGCTAACATCAACTCCATTGAATTGTGGACCTGCGCTTCGTAAGCTCTTGAACCGTCCTGCATCTGAGAAATTAACACTGCTACTTCCGGTTGGTTATCCAGCCAGAGATGCAACAGTGCCTAATCTTCGTCGGAAATCGCTGTCAGAAATtcttgttgaaatatga